A stretch of the Aegilops tauschii subsp. strangulata cultivar AL8/78 chromosome 4, Aet v6.0, whole genome shotgun sequence genome encodes the following:
- the LOC109774579 gene encoding probable protein phosphatase 2C 74 produces the protein MLLYTVQFLCSVVAAFARLVRALRKAMASVLCSPPVSLPATTSPASAPLSMRRKAHPALSVTVGDALRERDQREAREQLLIAPAVDAFAACNGGGGAAQQVESAKKTARGARKRPSMLVIPVAPEAVEVAAGWGTVVADKEAEVEVEGEGFCLASRRGARHAMEDAYGVIAQKVGGDSQLAFYGVYDGHGGRAAVDFVSDHLGKNVVAAVLATTTEEALEAEPSSWSTTDAVSAAIRAAYLATDSELVKQGLRGGSCAATALVKDGDIYVANLGDCRAVMCRDGVATAVTSDHTAAREDERSRIESSGGYVSCGSNGVWRVQDCLAVSRAFGDADLKRWVISEPEIRRLPLTAGCEFLVLASDGLWNKVSNQEAVDAVSRSSAGRDSTGCCKELVDMARCRGSRDDITVMVVDLKRFMI, from the exons ATGCTGTTGTACACCGTCCAGTTCCTCTGCTCCGTGGTCGCTGCCTTCGCCCGCCTCGTCCGCGCCCTCCGCAAGGCCATGGCATCCGTCCTCTGCTCCCCGCCGGTCTCCCTGCCCGCCACGACCTCCCCTGCGTCCGCGCCGCTCTCCATGCGGAGGAAGGCGCACCCGGCTCTCAGCGTCACCGTGGGGGATGCGCTGCGTGAGCGTGACCAGAGGGAGGCCAGGGAGCAGCTGCTGATTGCGCCGGCGGTGGATGCTTTTGCGGCGTGCAACGGCGGTGGTGGCGCCGCGCAGCAGGTCGAATCCGCGAAGAAGACGGCGCGGGGTGCGAGGAAGAGGCCGTCGATGCTGGTCATACCCGTCGCCCCTGAGGCCGTCGAGGTGGCGGCTGGCTGGGGGACCGTTGTGGCCGACAAGGAGGCCGAGGTGGAGGTGGAGGGGGAAGGGTTTTGCTTGGCGAGCAGGAGAGGGGCGAGGCATGCAATGGAGGATGCATATGGCGTGATCGCTCAGAAAGTTGGAGGAGATTCCCAGCTG GCATTCTACGGTGTGTACGACGGACACGGCGGCCGCGCAGCGGTGGACTTCGTCTCCGACCACCTCGGCAAGAACGTGGTCGCTGCTGTGCTGGCCACGACGACGGAGGAGGCGCTGGAAGCAGAGCCGTCGTCGTGGTCGACGACGGATGCTGTCTCGGCGGCCATCAGAGCCGCCTACTTGGCCACCGACAGCGAGCTCGTCAAGCAG GGCCTCAGAGGTGGCTCATGTGCCGCAACGGCGCTGGTCAAGGACGGCGACATCTACGTGGCGAACCTCGGCGACTGCCGCGCCGTCATGTGCCGCGACGGCGTGGCGACTGCCGTGACCTCCGACCACACCGCCGCGAGGGAGGACGAGAGGTCCCGCATCGAGAGCTCG GGTGGCTACGTGAGCTGCGGCAGCAACGGCGTGTGGAGGGTGCAGGACTGCCTGGCCGTGTCGCGGGCGTTCGGCGACGCCGACCTCAAGCGGTGGGTGATCTCCGAGCCAGAGATCCGGAGGCTTCCCCTCACCGCCGGCTGCGAGTTCCTCGTCCTCGCCTCCGACGGCCTCTGGAACAAGGTGTCCAACCAGGAGGCCGTGGACGCCGTCTCGAGGAGCAGCGCCGGTCGTGACTCCACAGGGTGCTGCAAGGAGCTTGTGGACATGGCGCGGTGTAGAGGGAGCAGGGATGACATCACCGTCATGGTGGTCGACCTCAAGAGGTTCATGATATAG